A window of the Lactuca sativa cultivar Salinas chromosome 7, Lsat_Salinas_v11, whole genome shotgun sequence genome harbors these coding sequences:
- the LOC111892066 gene encoding transcription factor PCF6 codes for MRKSKGIGEIVEVEGGGRIVRSLRRKDRHSKVCTSKGPRDRRVRLSANTAIQFYDVQDRLGYDRPSKAIDWLMKEAKPVIDALENDHHAHELLTSVVDTSEAFHRTGGERNQEISTLAKISGFDDYPMGLIDSRNKNQEKSIEEEEEVITPMDFTWNPSYDSGDGFAFVDREPLQSSYPTLIHTFNNAFVDDEEFLGFNFQQENHLQEEENCNLVSKTRRSSATSYQIL; via the coding sequence ATGAGGAAAAGCAAAGGAATTGGAGAGATAGTTGAAGTAGAAGGAGGTGGTCGAATCGTTAGGTCGCTCAGAAGAAAAGATCGCCATAGCAAAGTCTGCACATCAAAGGGTCCGAGGGATCGGCGTGTTCGTTTATCAGCTAACACGGCTATCCAGTTCTATGATGTTCAAGACAGGCTTGGGTATGATCGACCCAGTAAAGCCATTGATTGGCTGATGAAGGAAGCGAAACCTGTGATTGATGCGCTCGAGAATGATCATCATGCGCATGAGTTGCTTACATCTGTTGTCGATACCTctgaggcatttcatcgaacaggtGGTGAGCGGAACCAGGAGATCTCCACTCTCGCGAAAATCAGTGGTTTTGATGACTACCCAATGGGGCTAATCGATTCAAGAAACAAAAACCAGGAAAAAtcgattgaagaagaagaagaagttataACCCCGATGGATTTCACGTGGAATCCGAGCTACGATTCGGGAGATGGCTTTGCGTTTGTTGATAGGGAACCCCTTCAGTCCAGTTATCCTACACTCATCCATACATTCAACAATGCGTTTGTAGATGATGAAGAGTTTTTGGGATTTAATTTTCAGCAGGAAAATCATCTTCAAGAGGAGGAAAATTGCAACCTTGTGTCCAAAACCCGTCGCTCCTCTGCCACTTCCTATCAAATTCTCTGA